The window ATGAGGACCAGCCAGCCAATGTGGTGTTGAGAAACCGCCGTCAGCAGCTGCTCCAGCTGGAAGCCGTCGATCACGACCACAGTTCCGCCGCGCAGCAGGGTGGCCAACGCATGATCAGTTGAGGCCATGTGGAACAGGGGGGCCCACGCGACGAACGTGTCGTACGGCGCGATGCCGAGCTCGGATGAAAACACCAGAGCCCGCATAACCATTGCGCGGTGCGAAATCACGGCACCTTTCGGCAGGCCGGTCGTTCCGCTGGTATAGAGAATGACGAGCCCATCTTCCGGTTGGACGACAGACGGGGATGCACGCCCATCCTGTCTCGCGAGCTCGCTTTCGTATTGAGGTCCGATCTCCAGGATCGAATTGGCCTTAGCGGCCGGCGGGAGGTTTGGGGCGAGGTCGGCCTCGACCAGGAGCAGCTTGGGCGACACCAGCGCGATGCAATGGGAGAGCTCGCGCTCCGACAACCGCCAGTTAAGACAGGCCGTGATGATTCCGAGATTGGCTGCCGCCAACTCGATCTCGAGATATTCCGGACGGTTGCGCGACAGCAAGCCGAGCCGGTCGCCCCGGTGCAGTCCTCGCGCGGCAAGCAGGACAGTCAGTCGACGGACCCGGTCGTGCAACTCGCCATAGGTCACGTGCCGGCCGCGGTATTCGATCGCAAGCCTGTTGGCGTGGAGTTCCGCACAGGTCTCGAACAGCGCACCGACAGTTCCGATGCCGGATCCGCCGTCGGTCTGGATATTGATCCCGGTTTCCATCGACATTTCCTCGAGCGCTGTCTTTCGACATTCTTGTTTCGAACCAGCTTGCGCTGGCCGACCACAAATTCTAACATCTGTTAGAAATAATTGGTAGCGCTTCTTATGCGCCAAAAGCAGGAAGATCAACATGTCCAATCGATACGCGGCCTACACGAAATTGAAGCTCGACTATCCGGCTGAGCGGATCCTCCGGATCACCTTTGATCGACCGGAGACCTACAACTCCGTCGACGCCGAGACCCATACGCAGCTCACCCACATCTGGAGAGACATCGACAGCGACCCCGACATCAACGCTGTGATCGTCACGGGGGCGGGCAAGGCCTTCTCGGCCGGCGGCGATTTCGAGCTGATCAAGTCGCTGCTCGACAATCCGGCCGCGCGGATGGCGACCTGGAAAGAGGCCAAGGATCTCGTCTACAACGTCATCAACTGCAACAAGCCCATCATCTCCGCGATCAACGGCGTCGCCGTGGGAGCCGGCCTCGTCGTCGGGATCCTTGCCGACGTGTCGATCTGTGGCAAATCGGCGCGGATCGTCGACGGGCATACCAGGCTCGGTGTCGCCGCCGGCGACGTCGCCTGCATCATCTGGCCGCTGCTCTGCGGACTGGCGAAGGCAAAATACTATCTGCTCACTTGCAAGCCGCTGTCGGGTGAGGAAGCTGAGCGGATCGGCCTGGTTTCGCTGTGCGTCGAAGATGCGGAGCTGCAAAGCATCGCATTGGAAACAGCGCAGGATCTCGCCACCGGCGCACAGAGTGCAATCCGCTGGACCAAATACGCGTTGAACAACTGGCTTCGCGTCAACGGGCCGCTTTTCGATACCTCCACCGCCCTCGAAATCCTCGGCTTTGCCGGCAATGAGGCCCGCGAAGGGCTGGACTCGCACCTTGAAAAGCGCAAGCCGGCTTTCCCCAAGGATTGCCCGATCTAGGACCGCCTGTTCCTCGTCGAGGCAACTGATCTGTAGTTGCCCTGACGCCTTGCTTCACGTTATGCAGGCGTCGCCTGGCCTCGGCCAATCCGGGTCGGTTACTACCCC of the Bradyrhizobium quebecense genome contains:
- a CDS encoding enoyl-CoA hydratase/isomerase family protein, whose translation is MSNRYAAYTKLKLDYPAERILRITFDRPETYNSVDAETHTQLTHIWRDIDSDPDINAVIVTGAGKAFSAGGDFELIKSLLDNPAARMATWKEAKDLVYNVINCNKPIISAINGVAVGAGLVVGILADVSICGKSARIVDGHTRLGVAAGDVACIIWPLLCGLAKAKYYLLTCKPLSGEEAERIGLVSLCVEDAELQSIALETAQDLATGAQSAIRWTKYALNNWLRVNGPLFDTSTALEILGFAGNEAREGLDSHLEKRKPAFPKDCPI
- a CDS encoding class I adenylate-forming enzyme family protein, with product MLIFLLLAHKKRYQLFLTDVRICGRPAQAGSKQECRKTALEEMSMETGINIQTDGGSGIGTVGALFETCAELHANRLAIEYRGRHVTYGELHDRVRRLTVLLAARGLHRGDRLGLLSRNRPEYLEIELAAANLGIITACLNWRLSERELSHCIALVSPKLLLVEADLAPNLPPAAKANSILEIGPQYESELARQDGRASPSVVQPEDGLVILYTSGTTGLPKGAVISHRAMVMRALVFSSELGIAPYDTFVAWAPLFHMASTDHALATLLRGGTVVVIDGFQLEQLLTAVSQHHIGWLVLIPGMVEALIDGLKTQRTKVRGVRVCGAMADLVAPHAIAEVTQLLGAPYLNSFGSTETGLPPATRALIAPGDVPASLSKRQNAFCQIKLVDASDNEVAAGEPGELAIRSPTLFSGYWRADETNARDFRGGWFHMGDVFRRNADGSLDFVDRAKYLIKSGGENIYPAEIERVLLGDDRIAEVAVVRAADPRWGEAPVAFIACREGAAMTEAELTELCRRELASYKRPREFRFIAFGEFPRSTSGKVQRHELERLLKAST